The following proteins are encoded in a genomic region of Brassica napus cultivar Da-Ae unplaced genomic scaffold, Da-Ae ScsIHWf_3070;HRSCAF=3881, whole genome shotgun sequence:
- the LOC106422889 gene encoding protein LIGHT-DEPENDENT SHORT HYPOCOTYLS 7, protein MASHSNKGKDIAEESPSQSQPQQPQSPPNPPALSRYESQKKRDWNTFCQYLRNQQPPVHVSQCGSNHILDFLQYLDQFGKTKVHAHGCVFFGQVEPSGQCNCPLKQAWGSLDALIGRLRAAYEENGGLPERNPFAGGGIRVFLKEVRDSQAKARGVPYKKRKKKKKRNPMRSEHDVEDGTAGTSSSNLPS, encoded by the coding sequence ATGGCTAGTCATAGCAACAAAGGCAAAGACATCGCCGAAGAGTCACCGTCTCAATCTCAGCCGCAACAACCACAATCACCTCCTAACCCGCCAGCGTTAAGCCGGTACGAGTCACAGAAAAAGAGAGACTGGAACACCTTTTGTCAATACCTTCGTAACCAGCAGCCACCGGTTCACGTCTCACAGTGTGGCTCAAACCACATCCTAGACTTCCTCCAATATCTTGACCAGTTTGGAAAGACAAAGGTTCATGCACATGGATGCGTGTTCTTCGGACAAGTTGAGCCCTCGGGACAGTGTAACTGTCCTTTAAAGCAAGCGTGGGGGAGTTTAGATGCTTTGATCGGACGGCTGAGAGCAGCCTATGAGGAGAACGGAGGGTTGCCGGAGAGAAACCCGTTTGCCGGCggtggaattagggtttttcttaAAGAAGTGAGAGATTCACAGGCGAAGGCAAGAGGAGTCCCTTacaagaaaaggaagaagaagaagaagaggaatcCTATGAGGAGTGAGCATGATGTTGAAGATGGTACTGCAGGGACTAGTAGCTCCAACTTGCCATCTTAG